AACGATAGAAAAGTTAGAAGAGTAAGCTTTTGTAAAGCATcagaaaatgaagaaaacCCCAAATACATTAAAAGTAGAACACACAATGATGAAAGTTAAATATGAttacgatgatgatgatgatgatgatgataccATATTTTTGCACTGCGTGTTATCAAATAAGTGTTAGGCCATAAATCGTAACTGCATTGCAATGCATTTGAGCTAGAATTACCCGAGTACCCCACTCAGATAGTAGCTTAGTGGCTCCCTTTAAACAGATAATACCATTTATGGCATacgtatatatgcatatagataccatATACCATAGGCGAGATGGCAACCAAGCAACAACCAAAACTGAAATTCCTCAACACACAAAAAGCCCCTCCTCCAATTAGGCCAGACCATTTGTAGACAAGCGAGTATAATTCTTCGGTTTGCTCTTATGTCTTTGTAAATAACGAGTAAAAAGTAACGAGTAACGAGTGACGAGTAAGGAGCATGAAACACACGCATTAGATATATTGTTAGATCTGTTCCCTGAGTGCACCCACAAAAAAGAATGCTAACAGATAGAAAACCCTGGCATCCTAACGATTAGTTAGCTAATTTTTAATAACACATTTAAAAGAGTTAAACCACAcaacccatacacacacacacacaaacacacacacacaaacacaaacgtaGACGATCCTAAGTAGTACTCACTCAGACCACAGGCAGCACCCGCTAAACACGATATATAGAATACTCGAACAGAACAATTGAAACGCAAACTGTTTCAAATATgctcaaaaaagaaaaatattcaaaaatatatatatttaaacaaaacgaAGGCCGCTTGCATATATGTTATAGTAAAGTAATCGGGAATAGAGCGAGCGTTATGTGTATGCCAGCTGGACGGGGAGTAAATACTTTTTATGGTGCTTAACTCGATCttgagaacaacaacaacaacaacaacaacaacataacaaACACCCCCTAAAACATAATCGATAGCGATACAACTCAAAACAAATGGGACTGATGCAATAAAAAGCTAATgcaaaacacatatatatatgtatagtcgATATAATCTGGCATTTTTTCAACTTAAGAAAGCaagcaaaaacgaaaaaaagaaaaaaacaaaaaaaaaaaaggtagatCCTTCCatacattgaaaataaataaatggaaacggagtaaatGTCGTCCTGTGCTGTCCGAAACGCTTCGGGCAGCTAACAGAGCTAGAAAAAAAATGCCATTGTTACTcttaaaaccaaaataaaaaaaaaaaaaaaaacaatttttttgtgtataccccaggaagaaagaaaaacaaaatagaagttaaataaaatgtttttttttttgtggtggAAATTCGCATGGATTCCACTTGCGGTACGAGTGTTCGTCCGGGAATAGAAGGACTGGCTCATACgttttatataagtatataaacacacactcccacacacacacagagacacacacacacatacatacacacttagcatatatacatatggtttttgtttatttttggaatttgATATAAATGTTACTTGATGGATTAGTGAGTGTTTGCggtataaaagaaaatataaaaacaacaaaaaaaaaaaaacaaacacaataaatataatttaaaattgacgTAATTACAATGAACATGGGCATTAAACCAAATGAAATgttagcaaaatatttaaaataaagaaaatcgATGAAACGAACTAAGCCCAAGAATTCGAGTATTTTAAAGCACGAATCgagtttacacacacacacacatacacacacaagcaaaaacacacacacacacacagacataaatttaataaattacacattgtattaataataataatataaattaatgaaatgaaatgtattTACGAATAAAGTTAATATTATCACATGAAATGTGTACATTTTGAActcattaaatttgttgcttgcTGCCAACTATCCAGATCTTACCCAAGCTGAACAAAGTGCTAGGACCTGTTGTTACTTTATTAATTCAGCTGTAAACTGCGGCTCCAAAATGATCTTGAACTGTTTCCTTGGTTCCGACTGGACCACCTCGTTGACAAAGTCCCTGTGAAGTGTTTGAATTGATCAATtggattattatttatatatttaaatatatatatatatatatatatatggcagaACATACTCTTCATTGGCCAGCGTTACATTGATGCGATCCGTGGAAACGCGCGTGGGACGTATGGCGCCAAAGAAATCCGTAATGGGCACCTTGTGCGGATCGCGTCTATATAAATCCTTGCGCACGCCCACTGTCGAGATGCATACGCGCTTCGGGCACACTTGCAGCTGCAAAGAGCATGGAGTAAATTATCAAGCACCTTCTTGTCGTTGGGCTAAAGGCTTACAAATTCACCAATTGTGCGCTTGCTAAACGGCTGCACCTTCTCCAGAAACTCGAGCGCATAGTAGGTATAACGATCGATCATATAGACGCCGATCGAGGGATCCACGTGATGCTGCAAAATGAGAGTTAAATGAAACAGCAGGAGGCAAATCATTTAAGAGTACGCACCGATAGCGAATCCTCGCCAACGAGGCTGCTTGCCACGGCCAGGACATTGGGCGATGTAAACTTCTCGTAAAGCGACGCCGCCTGGCAAGTGTCCACCATGAAGAAGAGCTCGTTGTAACtgaaaaaaataagcaacagGAGCAGTTAAGTGACACATACGTGCGGCTTATTATTCAATAGACAAACCGTTTCTTTTCCCACATTTGCTGTATGCCATCGGCCAGTTCCTGGCTGGTTATCTCCTCGGAGTCCTGGAATTTGAGAAATCCATCGCCACCGTGGCCCGTCAAATAGATGAGCACATTGCTGCCCGCATCGGAGAGCAGCTTCTTGGAGCGTGCGGTGCCATTTTGTGTTCGTCCCGTCAGCAGGCGCACAAAGTTCTCCACGGTTACCTCATAGCCGCGATAATCGACCTCAACATCATCGCCATACACATTGATATGCTGGTTCGCATTGTTGTACACCTGGCCCGGCCGAGGATTGCGCGCATTGCAGGCCATATCGTCGGCGATCATTAAAATGATTTGTGAGTCGGGTATGCCGAGACGCTTGACGGACCGATAAATGGACAGCACATTAGCAACATGACGATAGTTGAACCAGAAGCGGGACGCATCCACCAGCACCGCCCAGTTGTTCGTGTGCGTTGAGCGCTGGGCGGCGTCCACATAAGCCTCCGGCAGCATTGAAGTCTCCTAAAGGGCAATTATTAACTGAGGGTTCACACTCAATTTCTTGCTCTCTCTTTACCGTACTTACATGCTCAGCGGCGCAgctgtaaataataataagcaacaacaaaagcccTTTGGgtaacatatttaatttaatttattgttttctaatatattttgtttgccgGCGTTGAGCCAGCCCTGTTCCTGCACAGAGCTGCcagttgtgtgtgttgggcaACAGCTGATGGTGTTGCCAGTGCTGCCATTCACCCTTCTGGCAACGCTCAGCTGTGCAAACTAATGTTGTTAAATGGCCAACATTTTTCATGCCAATTTATGCACACAGAATTGCCTTTAATGGCCAATTTCTGCCTTAAAACATAAAGTTCGCATACTAAACTATTGAATGGCAGCTGGCAATGCATGCAAACCTAGCGCTAAAGATCctaaaaaagtaaaagaaaaatgccAATGGCGATATGAGACAATCCAATATGGCGTATAAATGACGCTGCCATGTCGGACAAACAGACGAAGAGAGAAACGGAGCAATAAACAGCAAGTCAGCCGAAAGCAGTTCGTACACATgcttatgtacatacacatgtgtAAATGCTTATATGAatgtaaaatgtatatttgtgtttgtgtatatacaaaatacaaagaCATTTGGCTTTTCTCATGGcgaaactaaagaaaattaaccAGCAACAATACTTATGAAAACTCTCCGAATTCGCCGCAAACATCTCACAATCGCGATCACATTGCTcactctctcttcctctctctctctctctcgccatCTCTCCTCTGTTCTTGATGATTCTCGCTCTCTGATTCACGTGGGTTTCCAAATGTATGCATGAATATGGGTTTGGTTTCTCTTAGTCTGGGCGaatattgtatatgtgtgtgtgtgcgtttttcACCATTTCGCGTTCAGCTTGAGCTTTGCCggaagttttctttttatttttcatccGTTTATTGTTGTGCATTATGCCTGCACATTGATATTCGTATATTGTCGCTTCTGCTTTACCTTGAGATTCATGGCTGATAGCTGCGTGGCGTTTGTCGGCCATTGCGTTTTCCAATTTGTATTGCCTTCAgcgcttacatacatatgtacatatgtatgtgtgcacgcATACAAGCACACGCAATGTCTCTGTAcgtatacgtatgtatgtatgtacgttaATGTGGCTGCCAGAGCGCACAAAGTTTCTACTTGGCATATTATTGTACGAActtatgtacatgtatgtatgtacttacatacatatgtacttgTCTATGTGGAAATGTATTTATGCAGAAACATGCAAAGGTGAATTTGGTCGAGTGGGCGTTCTATGAAAGCCTGCAGAAAGCAATTAGGAGGCGACTTTTTCCACCCATATGTACATAcggcctgtgtgtgtgtgtcatgtggttgctttgtgtgtgtgcgtgtgtgtgtgcctgtgcatACATTACGTATAATTGCAGCAGAAATTATCGATATGTTGGCTGCCATTGTTTTCAGATCGTAATTTACATAAtcatattttttcattttttgcaaGGAGCGCTAGGTTATGTTTTCATAATATTCATGTAAAATGTTTgtgagcaaaataaaaattggggcaaaaactaaataaatctTGATCCTTGCTGCACAATAGTTGCCTTTGactaattcaaatatttaatgaaaggCAACAGACGCAACAGTTGTATCAATAAAGTAGGCTAGCATTGAATGTAGAACAACGCAATGTCCTAAATTGAATCGTCCCTTTGACCTTGACCCAGTTGAAAGTCCAAGGCATGGCattatgcatgtacatatgcatgatATAggacagacacacatacatatctatatatgtatgtatgtcaagTAAAGACGTTAACACACCATCATTGCTAACGAGGCGCCCAGATATAATAGTCTATTGATTTTCCCTCTGCCCTTTGTTCTCGTCCAACTGGCACAATGAGGCATTTGCTGGGCAATTAAATTGGCCTTTAacccacatacacacgcagccttgtgtctgtatgtgttggcatgaaaatgaaaacaggACTGCGCCTGCCACTTGCAGGATTCGCCACTTCACTCAGCGTCGCCAGCTTGAGCGGGTCACaatagcaaacaaaaatatacatacatgtatatgataaataaaaacaaaagagcaCGTCGCCGTCGCGCTTTCGCTTACACCAATACCAATGCCTAAAAGCTAAAAGAATAACGGGGAACATAAAAAACAGACCGTAATTGGGTTTTGAAGTGCGTAAATTGTTGTGCGAATGTTAGATGCACCCGTTCGGGACTTTGGCATTTTCGCCATATTTGAGTTGAAATCCATTTCCTCTTTCATTTCcgattaaaaaacaaaagcgacaGGAGAGAGAAGAAGagtgacagcagcagcagcagcagcagcggcagaggcggctgcggcggcagcagcaactgttgaaGAAAATCAGCGACAAAAGCGATATGAATAAATGAATTTGCATACGAAAAAGCACAGCGAAAactcagcagccacatcaGGCGAATCAAAGTACATAATATTGTGTGCCATAAGCTGCTTGAAAGtctttagttttagttttattgcTACCCCCAGCCGAAAACGAAGCATTTGCTCTTAGCTCTAGTCCTTGCAGTCGTTGTCGTGCGCCAGGCCAAAACCAGCAACGCGGCAGAGCACAAAACAAGTAAGCGTAGACAACTAGCCGGAGCGCATTGGTCGACTTGTGCATACCCTACGCCAACCGCCCACTGATCCACATTATCTGCGTGAGTGAGTTGCCATACATTTAAGTTAGCTAGCTGACTGTGTTCATGCAAGCGTAAGTGCTGCTTTTATGACAACATTATTCAGCAGCTAGTGGCGACTGTCCGGCGATATTTAAAGATTGTAAGTTACTGGgtgtttaaaaaatatactgTTTGTGTCCTTTTTATGGATCGCGATTTTGCCGCGGCGCTTTCTAAGTCTGGGCTAGTGCGTAGGGTATAAATGTATCTCGGAGATAGCACTTACATGTGGTCGAGTCAGAGTCGGCGGCGAAATATGTATTCGCCGCTGTGACGCTCTCTTGTTCTCTTGtccgctctcgctctctttggcATGTTGTGCGCTGCCATTTTGCCTTGTTATTTCACTTCGTACCGTGTTTGCGTTCACAACTCTGTCGGTTCGGGttctgcattttattttattattattattttttttttgtttttctctgcTTTGGATTGTGCAGTTTTTTCgtacattttgtatataaaactgACCGCGTTTCCATCGACTTTGAATTCTAATACGAATTCGAATTGATTTCGGTACAATTGAATAACAATAAATGCGGAAAATTCGCAAATGATGCGAAGGCGACTctgaaaaaaaagagaattaAGTAAGTATCGTCGTTGTGGCTATGTGCCCTGTTGTGTGCCactatgtgtttgtgtgagtgtgtgcatgtgctgCGAGTGTGTACGTGCGAGAGCTGTTTatgtacatgcacacatacatgcatatctTTGCAAGTATGCGTATATGGCAAATCATTCGCAAACAAAAATGCTCCcatgcataattaaaatgaaaatcaaaatattttaaattgctgcaaacccaaacaaattgaccaaaaatgcaacgaaaacaaaacaaagcttaaaattcaattaaatttgccaattaatttatccaaaacaaattgcaaataatcaAATGGTGCAACCTCTGAAATGTTTATCCTCGTTTCATTTGTGCCACATGCGGCAGGTGAATCTCCGTTGCTGTCGTTTCATTACATATCTTAACCCGGCCACCTGCTGGCGTGTTTAGCCCACCTATCTGGCCGCAGCGTCCAGACTTGTGCTTGCTCTGGAATTGTATTATTATgggtttttcatttaaatcttAAATTCAATCTAAGCGAAACTAAACCTTTTGTATACTTAAGTtacacattcatttattttgatttattcaCATTCAAAGTGCTAATTAAGGCGCCTTCAGTGTGACCAAATGTTATTGTCGAATTTGGCAAGTCCTTATATTGAAATGTGCtgtgtaaaaacaaaaacaaacaaattgttcaaCACAGTTGTCAATTTctacaatttatttgtttacattttcgtTTGTTTGCAAATTATATgagcataaattaaaatcaacttaatattataacatatataataatttttaatttctgctAGTTTCCTACGATCTGCgtgcaattatttttttaaattaggCGGCATTTACCCCTCCCGGCACCCACACACCTTATCCAGTGGTGATCCAGTTTCGCCCAATCGGCAAACGCGGCACGTGCGACGCTCATAAAAACGAATCAAACAAATTCTAATGTTATCCAatgaatatatacaatactaCGTTTGCAGTTTGGTTTTGCTAACTTGTTTCAGTTGCCTCTTAGCGATCCATTCGAATTCGatttaatatttgcaaattgcAGCAATTGCCGCAGCCATAAAACATCGATACGGCCAAATTTTGTGTATCGATGTGTTGTGCACGATACTATTGTTGCTATCGATATTTTTTACCCCTACATCCCTGCGTGCGGCAACGCTGTGCAGCACACAAGCAGAAGCCAGATTTGATCAAACGGAGCAATATTTTAAGCAATACTTAATGGTTGTTATTTTATCCGAAAGTAATATAAAGTAAGTGTCGTAAATTTGGTTAGCGTAAATAAAACTGAATGAGAAGAAAGCAAGCTAGAATATGCCAAAGCCCCGGGACTGCGGCTGCTACGTGCGCGTGTGCTTGTAAGTGTGTTTACAACTGCATTTCGGTTCAAttctattaattttaattttttcttttttggcatGCTTAATGTAAAGCCTATAATGCAATTCtaaatgtgtgcgtgtcgataccatttttttttgttttttgttttgtgcattaatatgtatacttcattttgattttgttatttgcgattttcttttgtttcctTTATTCGCtgtttgttgtcgctgtcaTTTGTGTTTCTACTTCCACCGCCTTCGTTGCAGAGGGTGGTGGCGGCATCGGCTTGTCATTTTACGATGAGAAGCGTACTGCTTGcgctagtgtgtgtgcgattgtGAGCGCGTACCCAGTGTGTACGTGTATGTGCCAGTGTCGTTAAATCCGTTTTGTGCTCTATACTTGTGTAAGTGGAAGTGGGAAATGAAGGCCCATTTTCTCCTGTGCTGCTCTGCTTATACAATTGCAGCCCAAGAATTGCACAGACCAGGCGAAGGTCGTGTTTTGTGTGCTCAATTTTCGCTGCAAATGGAAATTATTGCGCCCAACTGCTTGCATtttgccaacaacaatttaagaAACCAATTCATTCGCTCTCTTGGGCTTGGGTTTTTGCTCTCTTCATCGACAGGCAGCGCACAAAAATGGCGCCTGTCATCTCGCACGCGCGTCGTCACTGTGCTTGCTGCGTACAATAAAGTGACAGGATCAGTAGCCGAAATGACAAATAGCAATcgttccttattttttttttctgtttgttttctgtAATTCGCAATGTGCTCTCGCCCGCAGTTGACGCCAGCAGCGACGCTCCAAATTCGCCTGCTGCCTATGAATTTGCTGCGCTCACAATTTGAATGGCGCTATGCACGCAGCTCTCTCGGCAGCTCGTAATGTTAGTTTCTTTAGACAGccccagcagctgctgctcttgttgttgttgttgttgttgttgctgctgctgctttcaaACTCGTTTTGCCTTTTGGCTGCCTCGCATGCGAGGGAGTAGGGGAGGAGGAGGAGAGGGGGGGGACAGCAAGCGTTAACGGGGTGTAATTGACAGTCACAATGGgacgtgtgtgtattttgcaGTTCTTCTAACACCGCTTTCTACGCTTCCCtttcctgctcctgctgcctgTTGGCTCGCCTTTTGTCCGTGTTGTGTCTTCTGTCAGCGAATTAACCgccacatggcgtatgcgtaatatttgtttattaaaatctGCACCAAGGGAAAGCCTTAATTAAACTATGGCCTTAACCAAATAAGTGAACGTTATGTCTTGTGACGATATTAACGTTTCTTAgccacatgtatatatatatatatattttaagatttATATTTGGAGTCCTTGAAAAAGGTTAAAATCTTAAGATTTTTACTATCTGTCTTATTAGTGGTGATATCCCTCGTAAatcaagcacaaaaaaaaattttaatttttaaatgtctacttgaatataaaataattgagtTATTATTAATCTAGATTTGTTAATTATATACGCGAAAATATGAATCAGTAAGTcggtaaaatatttatttaggtTACTTGTTTCAAAAAAAGGtatattatatctattaaacaacaaaattttatgGGTATTTCCTCTTTCAGTTCTTTTGCGTGGAAAATACATCCGCTTGAAAGATTTTCTTTTCGTCCTTTCTAAAGGAAGCGGGAAAATGGCCTCTGCTCCGCTTTGATATCATATAAGAACTATTTATCTTGAAGTGCACAAGTGCTAATGTATTTctttattcaaatatatttaattgacaGGTAGTCAACAAATGGGACCAAATCATAACGACTTAAAGTGTGTAAAAGTGCAGCTAGAGATTTGCGAGATTCAGGCTGAACGCGAGCAGcaaaagctgcagctggagctggtggAGCAGCTGGCGACCGACAAAGCGCAAGCCTCAAAATAGGAGCGTCGACCTCGTCGACAGCAGCGTCACCAGCACAGCCCAGTGACGGATCGAGGATGTCGGCGCGCAAGCCAGCAGTgggagcgggagcgggagTAGGAGCCGGAGCAGGAGCAAAGcctgataataataatgcatcGCCCACACTTGAGCTGGAAGCGGCCCCAGGCGAGgatggagcagcagctggggatgcatcaacagcagccacagcagcatcAGCGTCAGCTGGAGATGCAGCTGaggcagctgctccagctgatGAAGCCGAACAGGAAACGGATAAGAATAAAGACCAGGACACTGACCTGATAGAACGGCATAGTGATCCCTCGCCACTGATCGCAGAATGCGGCACGCCGCGCAAGTCATGCTCCGAGGCACTGGCCGCCAAAAATGTGCGCGTGACACGTCACTCGTCGCCTTTGCTGCTGCACAGCTCTTCGCCGACGAGCAAGCGAGATGCGCGAGAGACACTTGAGCCGGCGGCGacggtggcagcggcagcgggaACGGCAGCTAGCAGCGATAACGAGGAGCTGCCCAGTGGCAGCAGCCAAAGAAAGGGCTCAGCGGAGCGGCAAAGCGGCAATCTGCCGATAATACGCGGCCGCAAGTCCATCAAGGAGCTAAAAGAAGCCAAAGAAGTAGCCGCAAAGCCAGCGGATGAGCTGCTGGTCAAGGAGGAGTCCAGCGATGCCATGGAACTTGATGAGCAGGGGCAGGAGCAGGATCAGGCAGCAAAAGAGCCGAAGGAAACGAAAGACACAAAAGACAATGCCAATACAAAGCTAAGCGAAAAGGAGAAGGACGCCAAGGATACCCCAAAGGACTCCAAAGATAAGGAGAGGGAGAAGGAAACAACACCCACGCCCACAAcgccggcaacagcagcgacaacaacaacaacaacaacagcaacagcatcaactcCAACCACGTGCAATCGCGTCACACGCAAAGCGCACGCCCAGGAGCTGGcgctggccaacaacaacaacaacacgcgcGTCACCCGCAATCGCCGCCAGTCATCGACGGTAAACAACGAGCCACAGCTGCCTGCGCGCGGCCGTCGAAAAAAGCCAGCGCCGCCAGAGCCAACCAAGGAGCAGCTGCTCAAGCGTAAGCGCTCCGACGATGACGCCGAACTGGGCCTCAAGTACGCCAAGGTTGAGGTCAAGGATGATGAGGATGAGTCCGAGACCACGAGTGCCGCGGATGAGGCCAAATCCAGCGCGTTGAGCATTAAACTGGAGCCGCCGGACAGCGAGGAGCCGCAATCAcctgctgccacgcccacgccgcAATCAGCCAATCGACGCGGACGCGGCAGGCCGCAAACTAAGGGAACACCCACCGCCACAGCCAGCGCTGCCAGCACGCGCGCAACACGGCACAGC
This window of the Drosophila virilis strain 15010-1051.87 chromosome X, Dvir_AGI_RSII-ME, whole genome shotgun sequence genome carries:
- the PIG-K gene encoding putative GPI-anchor transamidase isoform X2, which codes for MLPKGLLLLLIIIYSCAAEHETSMLPEAYVDAAQRSTHTNNWAVLVDASRFWFNYRHVANVLSIYRSVKRLGIPDSQIILMIADDMACNARNPRPGQVYNNANQHINVYGDDVEVDYRGYEVTVENFVRLLTGRTQNGTARSKKLLSDAGSNVLIYLTGHGGDGFLKFQDSEEITSQELADGIQQMWEKKRYNELFFMVDTCQAASLYEKFTSPNVLAVASSLVGEDSLSHHVDPSIGVYMIDRYTYYALEFLEKVQPFSKRTIGEFLQVCPKRVCISTVGVRKDLYRRDPHKVPITDFFGAIRPTRVSTDRINVTLANEEDFVNEVVQSEPRKQFKIILEPQFTAELIK
- the PIG-K gene encoding putative GPI-anchor transamidase isoform X1; this translates as MLPKGLLLLLIIIYSCAAEHVSTETSMLPEAYVDAAQRSTHTNNWAVLVDASRFWFNYRHVANVLSIYRSVKRLGIPDSQIILMIADDMACNARNPRPGQVYNNANQHINVYGDDVEVDYRGYEVTVENFVRLLTGRTQNGTARSKKLLSDAGSNVLIYLTGHGGDGFLKFQDSEEITSQELADGIQQMWEKKRYNELFFMVDTCQAASLYEKFTSPNVLAVASSLVGEDSLSHHVDPSIGVYMIDRYTYYALEFLEKVQPFSKRTIGEFLQVCPKRVCISTVGVRKDLYRRDPHKVPITDFFGAIRPTRVSTDRINVTLANEEDFVNEVVQSEPRKQFKIILEPQFTAELIK